Proteins from one Halopseudomonas pelagia genomic window:
- a CDS encoding multidrug ABC transporter permease/ATP-binding protein codes for MKLLSLLFRDNRLPLLGIMLLSIGSALLSVAVIAYVNNRLIAGTDDLGQALLGFAGLLCALLLCATGAQIGLHRLSHGFVYRMRRSLVKRVLDTDIERIEQIGGARILASLSTDIRNITVAFVGLPEMLYGMALTLAAFVYLAWLSGPLFITTLLWLGLTFVVGWLLVSRVHRHIQRMREAEDRLYGNYQDVIEGRKELALNRHRANRLYQEEFDDNARLYRDEIIRADTFYGLSGNWANIMVLGLIGLVFFLAGGLGWAEPAVAATYALTMLFLRTPMVAAVNTLPHLITAQVSLNKLETLALTPHTEAFHEVAPLKSDWQELRLQSLVYRYPAEEGEGFDVGPLDLTVRRGEVIFVIGGNGSGKSTMARLLTGLYRPHSGQISLDDRPVAEQELSAYRQMFASVFSDFHLFSRLLGKDGNEVPDAEVDSWLSKLHLQHKVGIVDGRLSDIQLSQGQRKRLALLLGLLEQRDILLLDEWAADQDPLFRRLFYRELLPQFKAAGKTVIAITHDDHYFDQADRVLKMDNGRLLELVGEQRASASADALLNI; via the coding sequence ATGAAATTGCTGTCTCTGTTATTCCGCGATAACCGCCTGCCGCTACTTGGCATCATGTTGCTGAGCATCGGCAGCGCCCTGCTCAGCGTTGCGGTGATCGCCTATGTAAACAACCGCCTGATCGCCGGCACTGACGACCTTGGCCAGGCGCTGCTGGGCTTTGCCGGGCTACTCTGCGCGCTGCTGCTGTGCGCCACGGGCGCGCAAATTGGTTTGCATCGTCTGAGCCACGGCTTTGTTTACCGGATGCGTCGCTCGCTGGTCAAACGCGTGCTAGATACCGACATAGAGCGTATCGAGCAGATCGGTGGCGCGCGCATTCTTGCCAGCCTGTCGACCGATATCCGCAATATCACCGTGGCCTTTGTCGGCCTGCCGGAAATGCTCTACGGCATGGCGCTGACGCTGGCGGCTTTTGTCTACCTGGCCTGGTTGTCCGGCCCACTGTTTATCACCACTTTGCTTTGGCTGGGCCTGACCTTTGTCGTCGGCTGGCTGCTGGTCAGCCGCGTGCATCGGCATATCCAGCGCATGCGCGAAGCTGAAGATCGCCTGTATGGCAACTATCAGGACGTGATTGAAGGGCGCAAGGAACTGGCGCTAAACCGTCACCGCGCCAACCGTCTGTACCAGGAAGAGTTCGACGACAACGCACGCCTGTACCGTGACGAGATCATCCGCGCCGATACCTTCTATGGGCTGTCCGGCAACTGGGCGAATATCATGGTGCTGGGGCTGATCGGCCTGGTGTTCTTTCTCGCCGGCGGCCTGGGCTGGGCTGAACCTGCGGTCGCCGCCACCTACGCGCTGACCATGCTGTTTCTGCGCACGCCGATGGTCGCTGCGGTTAATACCTTGCCGCATCTGATCACGGCTCAAGTATCGCTGAACAAGCTGGAAACCTTGGCGCTGACGCCGCATACCGAGGCCTTCCACGAAGTCGCGCCATTGAAATCGGATTGGCAGGAGCTGCGGCTGCAATCGCTGGTTTATCGCTATCCGGCAGAAGAGGGCGAAGGCTTTGATGTTGGCCCGCTGGATCTGACCGTGCGCCGTGGCGAAGTGATTTTCGTGATTGGCGGCAACGGCAGTGGCAAGTCAACCATGGCGCGACTACTCACCGGCTTGTACCGCCCGCACAGTGGCCAGATCAGCCTGGACGACCGGCCCGTGGCCGAACAGGAGCTGAGCGCTTACCGGCAGATGTTCGCCAGCGTATTCAGTGACTTTCATCTATTCAGCCGCTTGCTGGGCAAGGACGGCAACGAAGTGCCCGATGCCGAAGTGGACAGCTGGTTGAGCAAGCTGCATCTGCAGCACAAGGTCGGCATCGTCGATGGCCGCTTGAGCGATATTCAGTTATCCCAGGGCCAGCGCAAACGCCTGGCGCTGCTGCTGGGTCTGCTCGAGCAACGCGACATTCTGCTGCTGGACGAATGGGCCGCCGATCAGGATCCGCTGTTCCGCCGGCTGTTCTATCGCGAGCTGCTGCCGCAGTTCAAGGCGGCGGGCAAAACCGTGATCGCGATTACCCATGACGACCACTATTTCGACCAGGCCGACCGCGTCTTGAAGATGGACAATGGCCGCCTGCTGGAACTGGTTGGCGAGCAACGCGCGAGCGCCAGCGCCGATGCGCTCTTGAATATATGA
- the fhuF gene encoding siderophore-iron reductase FhuF, whose translation MQPALTALFPDPLVALGETLVFSDDPRPSLSMQEYLAPAHVEACLMRFAPQYRDGDRRALVSIWIKYHFLRLIPPVIIASLNANWKLPVRAQDLRIIMGEDGLPAAFQLPDAGHAWPNEPRNAFERFADLLDGHLDPLIRTLSSQVKLSPKVLWSSAGHYLEWILGELGKYPVRQSLMDQAGELITQRCRPDSFRNPLHDSIRYVPREGEPDLQRERLNCCIRYKLPGKKLCSTCPHTCKPPPGYDPQQFKQA comes from the coding sequence ATGCAACCCGCCCTGACAGCGCTATTTCCAGACCCTCTCGTAGCGCTGGGTGAAACTCTGGTGTTCAGCGACGATCCGCGACCCTCGCTGTCGATGCAGGAGTACCTGGCGCCAGCGCATGTGGAAGCCTGTCTGATGCGCTTTGCACCGCAATACAGGGACGGGGACCGTCGTGCGCTGGTCTCGATCTGGATCAAATACCATTTCCTGCGACTGATCCCACCAGTAATCATTGCCAGCCTGAATGCCAACTGGAAACTGCCGGTGCGGGCCCAGGATCTGCGCATTATCATGGGCGAAGATGGCCTGCCCGCCGCGTTCCAGTTGCCTGATGCAGGTCACGCCTGGCCGAACGAGCCCAGAAACGCCTTTGAGCGCTTCGCCGATCTGCTCGATGGGCATCTGGATCCGTTGATTCGCACCCTGAGCAGTCAGGTGAAACTCTCACCCAAGGTGCTCTGGAGCAGCGCCGGGCACTATCTGGAGTGGATCCTCGGGGAATTGGGTAAGTACCCGGTACGCCAGAGCTTGATGGATCAGGCTGGGGAGTTGATCACCCAGCGTTGCCGCCCGGATAGCTTCCGCAACCCTCTGCATGACAGCATCCGTTATGTGCCGCGCGAGGGCGAGCCCGACTTACAGCGTGAACGACTGAATTGCTGCATCCGCTACAAACTGCCGGGCAAAAAGCTTTGCAGCACCTGTCCGCATACCTGCAAACCGCCCCCTGGCTACGATCCGCAGCAATTCAAACAGGCGTGA
- a CDS encoding LysE family transporter — MLVLLTSAFILGLIFNAAPGAVFAETVRQGVRGGFRPALDVQLGSLVGDAVWAVLGLLGIGLLLQIDWLRWPIGIAGIVYLLWLAQDSWKSASAEFHIEAQGNASRRSALRSGMLLSLTNPQNIAYWAAMGSALGAVGVTEPTATDYGLFFTGFMLSSFIWCFVCAAIVDRVFRKAGMQWARATYRLCAIAFLVLALGSIRDLLAPVSDPTKAPPALSQPANGCAQHTGGG, encoded by the coding sequence ATGCTTGTGCTGCTTACCTCCGCCTTCATACTTGGTCTGATATTCAATGCCGCTCCCGGCGCGGTCTTCGCCGAAACAGTACGCCAGGGCGTGCGGGGCGGCTTCCGCCCGGCCCTTGACGTCCAGCTTGGATCCCTAGTGGGCGATGCTGTCTGGGCAGTACTGGGGCTTCTGGGTATCGGGCTATTGTTGCAAATCGATTGGCTACGGTGGCCCATCGGCATCGCCGGTATTGTGTATCTGCTATGGCTGGCGCAGGACTCGTGGAAGAGCGCCAGCGCAGAATTTCATATCGAAGCACAGGGGAACGCGTCTAGGCGCTCGGCACTGCGTTCTGGCATGCTTTTGTCGCTGACCAATCCGCAGAATATCGCCTACTGGGCCGCCATGGGCAGTGCTCTGGGCGCGGTCGGAGTGACGGAACCAACTGCAACCGACTACGGCCTGTTCTTCACCGGATTTATGCTGTCGTCGTTTATCTGGTGCTTCGTCTGCGCCGCCATCGTCGACCGAGTATTTCGAAAAGCGGGCATGCAATGGGCACGCGCCACCTACCGACTGTGTGCCATTGCCTTTCTGGTACTCGCACTAGGGTCAATCCGAGACCTACTTGCACCAGTATCTGACCCGACGAAAGCACCACCGGCCCTAAGTCAGCCCGCCAACGGCTGTGCTCAACACACAGGCGGGGGCTGA
- a CDS encoding NAD(P)H-dependent flavin oxidoreductase yields the protein MSAHPLLGSQLPIIQAPMAGVQDSKLALAVCRAGGLGSTPAAMLSPEALAAELKIMREQAAGPWNVNFFCHTPPTADDQREAAWRQALAPYYQELDLDIDSIPSGAGRRPFDAQALELLRECKPPVVSFHFGLPQPELLDELKSWGTTILSSATTVEEALWLEAHGADAVIAQGLEAGGHRGMFLTEDVTTQVSTFALLPQIVEAVRLPVIAAGGIADAAGARAAMVLGAVAVQVGTAYLLCPEANTSAVHRLALQSEAALHTALTNVFSGRPARGIVNRVIRELGPISQLAPAFPMAGTAITPLRGAAEKRGSGDFSPLWAGQNVRGCKPISATELTRLLMGAD from the coding sequence ATGAGCGCACACCCATTGCTGGGCAGCCAGCTCCCCATCATCCAGGCACCCATGGCCGGGGTTCAGGACAGCAAGCTGGCGCTGGCGGTCTGCCGTGCCGGCGGGTTGGGCTCGACCCCCGCCGCCATGCTCAGCCCCGAGGCACTGGCCGCGGAACTCAAGATCATGCGCGAGCAGGCCGCTGGGCCATGGAATGTGAATTTTTTCTGCCATACCCCGCCGACAGCGGATGACCAGCGCGAAGCGGCCTGGCGCCAGGCGCTGGCGCCCTATTATCAGGAACTGGACCTGGATATCGATAGCATCCCCAGCGGTGCCGGGCGCAGGCCTTTTGATGCCCAGGCACTTGAGCTTTTGCGCGAGTGCAAGCCGCCGGTGGTCAGCTTTCATTTTGGCCTGCCGCAGCCCGAGCTGCTGGATGAGCTGAAAAGCTGGGGTACCACGATACTCTCGTCGGCGACGACGGTGGAGGAAGCACTCTGGCTGGAAGCCCATGGTGCGGACGCGGTGATTGCGCAAGGCCTGGAAGCGGGCGGGCATCGCGGGATGTTTCTGACCGAAGACGTCACCACCCAGGTCAGCACCTTCGCCTTGCTACCGCAGATCGTCGAGGCTGTCAGGTTGCCGGTCATCGCCGCGGGCGGGATAGCCGATGCTGCCGGGGCGCGCGCCGCCATGGTATTGGGCGCGGTAGCGGTGCAGGTGGGTACGGCTTACCTGTTGTGCCCCGAAGCCAACACCAGTGCCGTACATCGCCTGGCGTTGCAAAGTGAAGCAGCGCTGCACACGGCGCTGACCAATGTGTTTTCCGGGCGCCCGGCACGCGGCATCGTCAATCGGGTGATCCGCGAGCTGGGGCCGATCAGCCAACTGGCGCCGGCTTTCCCCATGGCCGGTACGGCGATCACACCCTTGCGCGGCGCAGCGGAAAAGCGCGGCAGTGGCGATTTCTCACCGCTCTGGGCCGGGCAGAATGTACGCGGCTGTAAACCGATATCCGCCACCGAACTGACCCGCCTGTTGATGGGTGCGGACTAG
- the dkgB gene encoding 2,5-didehydrogluconate reductase DkgB codes for MTIPPLGFGTFRLKGQEVIDAVTTALELGYRHIDTAQIYDNEKEVGEAIAASGIPRDELFITTKIWITNLKPEKLIPSLQESLQKLGLKQVDLTLIHWPSPEDKVPMEEYLPMLLEAREQGLTRAIGVSNFTIEHLTQAIDLVGAENIATNQVEIHPFLHNRKLAEFAREQGIQLTAYMPLAVGKVMQDPVLQAIATAHQVTPAQVALAWLLQSGYVVIPSSTKRANQQANLDAAKIQLSQEDVAAIAALERGERIANPDFAPAWD; via the coding sequence ATGACGATTCCACCACTAGGGTTTGGTACTTTTCGCCTCAAGGGACAGGAGGTAATTGATGCGGTCACTACTGCCCTGGAGCTGGGTTACCGGCATATCGATACCGCGCAGATTTATGACAATGAAAAGGAAGTCGGCGAAGCCATCGCCGCCAGCGGTATCCCCCGCGATGAGCTGTTTATCACTACCAAAATCTGGATTACCAACCTCAAGCCGGAGAAGCTGATTCCCAGCTTGCAGGAAAGCCTGCAAAAACTGGGTTTGAAGCAGGTCGATCTGACCTTGATTCACTGGCCGTCGCCGGAAGACAAGGTGCCGATGGAGGAGTATCTGCCGATGCTGCTGGAGGCGCGCGAACAGGGCCTGACCCGCGCCATTGGCGTCTCCAACTTCACCATTGAGCATCTGACCCAGGCGATTGATCTGGTTGGCGCCGAGAACATCGCCACCAACCAGGTCGAGATCCACCCCTTCCTGCATAACCGCAAGCTGGCCGAATTCGCCCGCGAGCAAGGTATTCAGCTAACGGCCTATATGCCGCTGGCAGTGGGCAAGGTAATGCAGGATCCAGTGCTGCAGGCGATTGCCACCGCGCACCAGGTGACCCCAGCGCAAGTGGCCCTGGCCTGGTTACTGCAATCTGGCTACGTGGTGATTCCATCCTCGACCAAGCGCGCCAATCAACAGGCCAACCTGGACGCAGCGAAGATTCAGCTCAGCCAGGAAGATGTGGCCGCCATCGCCGCGCTGGAGCGCGGCGAGCGGATTGCCAATCCGGATTTCGCCCCGGCATGGGACTAA
- a CDS encoding LysR substrate-binding domain-containing protein, translating into MKTTLDELQAFVRVVDSGSISAAAEQVDQSASGISRALSRLEGKLGTTLLRRTTRRLELTEEGVAFLADARQILHAVEAAEEQIALRRQRPAGRLRVNASTPVMLHIIVPLLESFRARYPEIDLELDSDELYIDLLEQRTDVAIRVGTLRDSTLHARSLGHSRLRILASPEYLEAHGIPQQVEELATHKLLGFTQPESLNHWPLRHALGDRFAIEPAIKASNGETLRQLALDGQGIACLSDFMTLADRRQGRLVEVLAEYDNGHQQPIHAVYYRNTALAARITCFLDHVQDWMSAEANR; encoded by the coding sequence ATGAAAACGACACTTGATGAGTTGCAGGCCTTTGTCCGGGTGGTAGACAGCGGCTCGATCAGCGCTGCGGCGGAACAGGTGGACCAATCCGCCTCCGGGATCAGCCGGGCGCTGAGCCGGCTGGAAGGCAAGCTCGGCACCACGCTGCTGCGGCGTACCACCCGGCGATTGGAGCTGACCGAAGAAGGCGTGGCCTTTCTTGCTGACGCCCGGCAGATTCTGCATGCGGTGGAAGCCGCAGAGGAGCAGATCGCCCTGCGTCGTCAGCGTCCGGCTGGGCGTTTGCGCGTCAATGCTTCCACGCCAGTGATGCTGCACATCATCGTGCCGTTGCTCGAGAGCTTTCGCGCGCGCTATCCGGAAATTGATCTGGAGCTGGACAGCGACGAACTGTATATCGACCTGCTGGAGCAGCGTACCGATGTGGCTATTCGCGTCGGCACACTGCGTGACTCGACACTGCATGCCCGCTCACTCGGTCATAGTCGATTAAGGATCCTCGCCAGCCCAGAGTACCTTGAGGCGCACGGTATTCCGCAGCAGGTTGAGGAGCTTGCCACGCACAAATTGCTCGGATTTACCCAGCCGGAGAGTCTAAACCACTGGCCGCTACGCCATGCGCTGGGCGATCGCTTCGCGATTGAGCCAGCGATCAAGGCGTCCAACGGCGAAACCCTGCGGCAACTGGCGCTGGATGGCCAAGGCATTGCCTGCCTGTCGGATTTCATGACACTGGCAGATCGTAGACAGGGCCGTTTGGTGGAGGTGCTTGCCGAGTATGACAATGGCCATCAGCAGCCAATCCACGCGGTGTATTACCGCAATACGGCCCTGGCCGCGCGCATCACCTGTTTCCTTGATCACGTTCAGGACTGGATGAGCGCTGAGGCAAACCGTTAG
- a CDS encoding MFS transporter, whose amino-acid sequence MPIALLALTLSAFAIGTTEFVIVGLIPTIALDLGVSVPSAGLLVSLYALGVAIGAPLLTALTGRVPRKLLLLSLMVIFTLGNLLAWQAPGYESLILARLVTGLAHGVFFSIGSTIATSLVPREKAASAIAIMFTGLTVALVTGVPLGTFIGQQFGWRETFLAVSALGVIAFIGSLLFVPKGIQHNAPASLLQQLSVLRQPRLLLVYAMTAVGYGGSFIAFTYLAPILQEISGFTAGTVSLVLLVYGVSVAFGNILGGRLADRLGPIKALVMIFLGLAAVLLALTFTASTPWLALLTVLLWGAVAFGNVPGLQVYVVQQAEHYAPQAVDVASGLNIAAFNLGIAGGAWFGGLIVAGPGLIHTTWIGALVVLSAVGLTLWSGRLDRDDTEFPSATAVADN is encoded by the coding sequence ATGCCCATTGCACTTCTGGCGCTGACCCTCAGCGCCTTCGCCATAGGAACCACCGAGTTCGTCATCGTTGGTCTGATCCCGACCATTGCCCTGGACCTGGGCGTGAGTGTGCCCTCGGCCGGCCTGCTGGTCAGCCTGTATGCGCTCGGTGTCGCCATAGGCGCGCCCCTGCTGACCGCGCTGACCGGTCGGGTACCGCGTAAGCTGTTGCTGCTATCGCTGATGGTAATTTTCACCCTGGGTAATCTGCTCGCCTGGCAGGCGCCCGGTTACGAGTCGCTGATTCTCGCGCGATTGGTCACCGGCCTGGCCCATGGCGTGTTCTTTTCCATTGGTTCAACCATCGCTACCAGCCTGGTACCCCGCGAAAAGGCTGCCAGCGCGATTGCCATCATGTTCACCGGTCTGACCGTGGCCTTGGTCACCGGCGTGCCGCTGGGCACCTTTATCGGTCAGCAGTTTGGCTGGCGCGAAACCTTTCTCGCTGTATCCGCGTTGGGCGTGATCGCCTTTATCGGCAGCCTGCTGTTTGTTCCCAAAGGCATCCAGCACAATGCTCCCGCATCGCTGTTGCAACAACTCAGCGTGCTGCGCCAACCGCGCCTGCTGCTGGTCTACGCGATGACCGCAGTCGGCTACGGTGGCTCCTTTATCGCCTTTACCTATCTGGCGCCTATCCTCCAGGAAATAAGTGGTTTCACTGCGGGAACTGTCAGCCTGGTGCTGTTGGTCTATGGTGTGTCGGTGGCCTTCGGCAATATTCTTGGCGGCCGGTTGGCTGACCGTTTGGGGCCGATCAAAGCACTGGTGATGATTTTCCTCGGTCTGGCGGCGGTGCTGCTGGCGCTGACCTTTACCGCCAGTACGCCCTGGTTGGCACTGCTGACCGTGCTGCTCTGGGGAGCAGTCGCCTTTGGCAACGTACCGGGCTTGCAGGTGTATGTTGTGCAGCAGGCCGAACATTATGCGCCGCAGGCGGTGGACGTGGCATCCGGGCTGAATATCGCCGCGTTCAATCTGGGGATCGCCGGGGGCGCCTGGTTCGGCGGCCTGATCGTTGCTGGACCCGGACTGATTCATACCACCTGGATCGGCGCACTGGTGGTGCTCAGCGCCGTCGGCCTGACGCTCTGGAGCGGTCGGCTGGATCGTGACGACACAGAATTCCCAAGCGCCACTGCGGTGGCGGATAACTGA